A portion of the Acidobacteriota bacterium genome contains these proteins:
- a CDS encoding Spy/CpxP family protein refolding chaperone, with translation MSNRRLTVAAAVIVMAFSSVAIAGHGEGRHGRTRGETKTRMVERMTRALDLTADQQAAWTRLHEAFSASAEPIHEAMKANREALKAELESDSADAEAIGQLQIDNKALRSQLETMRASLKTGLRAVLTPEQQEKWDALAEKRAKRHGDRQRRGDS, from the coding sequence ATGAGCAATCGGAGACTCACCGTAGCAGCAGCAGTCATCGTCATGGCGTTCTCGAGCGTCGCGATCGCAGGCCACGGGGAAGGGCGGCATGGCAGGACCAGGGGTGAAACGAAAACCCGCATGGTGGAGCGGATGACGAGGGCACTCGACCTCACCGCCGATCAGCAGGCCGCCTGGACGAGGCTTCACGAAGCGTTCAGCGCGTCGGCTGAGCCCATCCACGAAGCGATGAAGGCGAATCGCGAGGCGTTGAAGGCGGAACTGGAATCGGATTCAGCAGACGCCGAAGCAATCGGCCAGCTGCAAATCGACAACAAGGCTCTCCGCTCACAGCTCGAAACGATGCGCGCGTCGTTGAAGACCGGCCTCCGGGCGGTGCTGACACCCGAGCAGCAGGAGAAGTGGGACGCGCTCGCGGAGAAGCGAGCGAAGCGCCACGGTGACCGGCAACGCAGAGGGGATTCCTGA